The Thermoplasmatales archaeon genome contains the following window.
TATACCATCCAAATGGTGCCCTTTTTACATTGTAATCTCTTTTCAGCTCTTCCTCCATATTTTTCATTATTTCAATTGCAATTTCAGGAGGAGCAAGCTCACTCGATAAATGCGCATAAGGATAGAGCATTATGTTTTTTGTATTAATCATCATTGCAACATTTCTTATTTCATTGCATGCTACTTCATAAGCTTCATCATCTTTTTCAACAGAAATAAAAGAAACAAGAGCATCTTCCATCCTGTCTTTTTTCTTATCTGTTTCTTCCGCTTTTTCAATCGCTTTTTCTTTAATCTCGTATTCCATGAAATCAGCGTGAATGAATAATATCCTCATGAAGGTAAAAACTTGAGTCATATAAAAATTTAAGCAAAACTTCACAGCAAAATAAATAAATTGTTTTCTAATTATGAAATATGAAAATAGAAATAAAGATAGAGGGGGAAAGCATACAGGAGCTGGTTGGAGAAATAAGGAAGCTTGTGGAGATGAATAGAGAAGAAATAAAAAAACTTCTGCAAATTATAGGAGAAGAGGCAATAGCGGTTTTAAATGATGAAAAAATACTTGAAAAAGGAGCGGAGCTATATATAAAGCTGAACAGAGAAATAAATTTAAAATATAGAGAAGAAAAGTGATATGATTATTATTTGTGCTGCTGATTTTCACGGCAAAAAGGAGAAATATGAAAATTTTATCAAAGGGATAAAGAATGAGATGCCAGATATTGGTATAATAGCTGGGGATCTTGGATTTATAAATGAGGAAATTTTTAATGGGATAGATTTGCAAATTTATGCGGTTTATGGAAATACAGATTCGGAGCTAAAATATAAAAAAATAAAGTTCATTGATGAAAAAAGGCTAGAAATAAATTCTATGAAAATTTGCGGGGTAAAGAAATTTTTCACGGAAAAAGAAGGAATAGATATAGTTGTAAGCCATTATCCTCCTTATAAAACGAAGGATAAAGCATTTTTTGGGATGCATATTGGAGACAAAAGTTTAAGAAAAATTATGGAAGAAAAAAAGCCCTCATATATTATATGTGGACATGTACATGAAGATGCAGGATATGGAAAATTTGGAGATACAATTGTTGTAAACAGTAGTGTTGGAAAATCTGGAGAATATACAATTATTGATACAGAGAAAAAAGAAATAATTATGGTTGGATATGATGCCTGACTTTTACAGCTTCTCCACTCGAGCTTTCCACCATCTCCTCTGAATTCATTTTTGCAACCCCAACCGCCCTCACTTCATTTTCATGAAAAACAATCACTTCATCCCCCACCCTTATCTTTTCGTCCGCATCCACCACCCCGCAGGCAAAAATGCTCCCTTTTGGATAAAAATCCTCTATCTCCACCCAATAATTTTTACCCATTTTCTTTCCTCCTTCAATAGTTAAAGAAAAAAGACCTCTCTCTGGAACAAATGAAGCAATTTGTTTACCCTCATAATATAACTTATAGTGTGGAAAATTACCTCTTACAACACACTTCTCCATGAACTTTTCTGGATTTGAAAACTGAAAATAAAGCATTGAAAAAACATTTTCATAATCCCTTCTCTCTTTACTTACATATTCAAAATTCTCGCAGATTTTCAAAGCGTTTGACAAATTTTTAAGCGAAGAAGGTGAAACAGGATGATCAATACAGGTATTGATTGCATCTATTTCAAGAATGGATGATATAGGGGGCGAGAGGTGATTTATTATTACTTCATAATTGTTTTTAAAAATGAATTTTTCAAAGCATTTCTTTATTATATCAATTTCTTCCTTATCCCAGTGACCGATTGTTGAGATATCATAATGAGCGGATGGGTATGTATATTCAAGCTCTCTTGGAACAATTGCAAGAGGAGAGGTTACTATAACTTCATGTATAACATTTCTATTTTTGAATGAAGAGATCAATTCTATAAATTTTTTATGAGACTTTGATTTTGAATAAGGTTTTTTTGAAGAACATGGGAGAAGCAAAAGTATTTTCGCTGATTGCGGTTTCCTGTAAATATTGCAAATTCTTTCTCTAAATCTCAAAATATCCGGCCTATAAAAGGAGTATAGAGAGGCAATTATTTTTTTTCCATTTATCGGATATCTTTTTTCCTGATAGGAATATTTTTCAATATCCATAATTCTTATTATTGAAGCAAGATGCGTGGAAAAATGAATTTTTGATTCAACATATTCCCTTAAGTTGCCATTTGCTATATACTCCCTTACTTTTATCAGCTCATTTTTCATTACTTCATAATTGTGAAAAAGCAAATCTTCAAAATTTTCTATACCATTTTTACAGTATGCACAGGAACAAGGATATTCTTTTAATTCATCTAAATTAAATTCACTTTCGGAAGTAAAATATATTTTCTTTCTGCTTTTAAAAATTAAATCAACAGAATCAAAAAGATCAATTCCACAGTAGGAAAGAATTGGAAGATTTAATGGATTTGCTATCGCAGGCGCATATAGAACTTTATAACCTATTTTACCTCTTATCTCAGCCAAATAATCAACAAAATCTCTTGGATTTGAATAAGCTTCCTTTGAATTTGCCATCACATATATCTTTTCTTCTTTTTGGCAAGAGTTTTTGGATACAAAACTAAAGAAATCATTTTCCGCCAGAAAACGGGGGAAATCCTCACCAAAAAAATAAGGGTAGGATAAGGAAGGAGGGATGCAGAACTTGCATTCTTCAGGATAAAAAAAACTTCCTCCTAACCCTATTTCTTCCCCCAGTTTAACTTCCGAAAATTCAGGTGGCTTTATTCTCTTTGAAGAATACCATAGAATATTTGGAATCTTTATTTTTTTATTTTCTATTTCAATATAGCCCGCTCTTGTATTACAACTTCTTGCTTCTATTTCAAGTTTAAGACTCATCTCTTAATTAAATTTTTGTTCACCCAGTAGTCAGGCTCCTCCCCATCCAGCGCTTTTAATATTTGCTCCGCGCAGATTATACCCGCCCTCTCCTGCCCTTCAATGGTGGATGCTCCTATATGAGGAGTGAATATAGCATTTTCTAGCTCAAAAAGAGGGGATTTTTCAGGGGGCTCTTTTTCATATACATCAATGGCAGCTCCCGCTATCTTTTTTTCTTTCAGGAATTTATACAATGCTTCTTCATCCACAATTCCTCCTCTAGAGCAATTTATGAGGAAAGCACTTTTTTTCATTAAAGAAAGCATTCTTTCATTGACCATATGGTGGGTATCTTTTGTTTTTGGGATATGAATCGAAACAAAATCTGCCTCGCTGAAAATTTTTTCAATGCTCTTCAATTTTGCCCCCATTTTCCTTGCTTTTTCTTCAGTGCAATTCGGACTATATACAAGAACATTCATTCCTATGGCATTTGCAATTTTTGCTACTTCCTGAGCAATATTTCCGGAGCCAATTAAACCGAGAGTTTTTCCATATAGCTCTATCCCTTCCATTTCCTTTTTTGCCCATATTCCTTTCCTCATTGTTGCATCGCCATAGCATATTTTTCTTGCAAGTGCAAACATAAAGCCAATTGTTAATTCCGCAACTGAGTGAGTTGTTCCAGTGGGTGAGTTAACAACAATTATTCCTTTCTTTGATGCGGTTTCAACATCTATGTTATCAACTCCTATCCCCGCCCTTCCGATAACCTTCAGCTTTTTTGCATTTTCTATGATTTCCTTTGTAACCTTTGTTGCGCTCCTCACCATCAAAGCATCATATTCTCCTATTTCTCTTGCAAGCTCCTCGCCTCTCAGCTCTTTGAAATACACTTCATGCCTCTCTCTCAATTTTTTAATTGCCTCTTCCGATACCTTATCAGTAACTATTATTTTCATTTTCTCACCTTTCACTAATCGATAATTTCTTTAAATTTTTTACTGCTCCAAGATTTGTACCATCTAAAAGATAAACGCAGGAATTTTCAATATCCGCAATTTTCGGAATCGGCCCATCCAGCTTCTCCATATTTACGGCGGTGCCGCCGCACAGCAAATTGAAGGAGGGCATTATTATAAAATTCATTTTTTTATTCCATCTAATATATCTATTTAAATTTTTATTCAAACTTCCTCTTACCCAGCATGGTTTTGTGTAATATCCATAATTGCTTTTAATTTTTATTACAGGATGAAGATGTGCAAAAATAATATTTTTTCCGCTCATTAAATCTTGCGATGGCCAGGCGTGCCCGTGAGCAAATGAAATTTTGCCCATTTTGAAACCTCTTGCATTGTATATATCAGCTCTTTTGCTTCTTAAAAATGCATCGTGATTACCTTTAACAATTATTATCTCGACAAGTTCGCTCAATCTTTTCAAAAAAAATC
Protein-coding sequences here:
- a CDS encoding DUF5591 domain-containing protein, which codes for MSLKLEIEARSCNTRAGYIEIENKKIKIPNILWYSSKRIKPPEFSEVKLGEEIGLGGSFFYPEECKFCIPPSLSYPYFFGEDFPRFLAENDFFSFVSKNSCQKEEKIYVMANSKEAYSNPRDFVDYLAEIRGKIGYKVLYAPAIANPLNLPILSYCGIDLFDSVDLIFKSRKKIYFTSESEFNLDELKEYPCSCAYCKNGIENFEDLLFHNYEVMKNELIKVREYIANGNLREYVESKIHFSTHLASIIRIMDIEKYSYQEKRYPINGKKIIASLYSFYRPDILRFRERICNIYRKPQSAKILLLLPCSSKKPYSKSKSHKKFIELISSFKNRNVIHEVIVTSPLAIVPRELEYTYPSAHYDISTIGHWDKEEIDIIKKCFEKFIFKNNYEVIINHLSPPISSILEIDAINTCIDHPVSPSSLKNLSNALKICENFEYVSKERRDYENVFSMLYFQFSNPEKFMEKCVVRGNFPHYKLYYEGKQIASFVPERGLFSLTIEGGKKMGKNYWVEIEDFYPKGSIFACGVVDADEKIRVGDEVIVFHENEVRAVGVAKMNSEEMVESSSGEAVKVRHHIQP
- a CDS encoding phosphoglycerate dehydrogenase, translating into MKIIVTDKVSEEAIKKLRERHEVYFKELRGEELAREIGEYDALMVRSATKVTKEIIENAKKLKVIGRAGIGVDNIDVETASKKGIIVVNSPTGTTHSVAELTIGFMFALARKICYGDATMRKGIWAKKEMEGIELYGKTLGLIGSGNIAQEVAKIANAIGMNVLVYSPNCTEEKARKMGAKLKSIEKIFSEADFVSIHIPKTKDTHHMVNERMLSLMKKSAFLINCSRGGIVDEEALYKFLKEKKIAGAAIDVYEKEPPEKSPLFELENAIFTPHIGASTIEGQERAGIICAEQILKALDGEEPDYWVNKNLIKR
- a CDS encoding metallophosphoesterase, yielding MICPLINERALYIKKEKAIVIADLHLGIEFEYHLHGINIPIQTSNILKRIESLIEKNNANKLIIVGDLKHVISASSGGENKYFMEKERKEVRFFLKRLSELVEIIIVKGNHDAFLRSKRADIYNARGFKMGKISFAHGHAWPSQDLMSGKNIIFAHLHPVIKIKSNYGYYTKPCWVRGSLNKNLNRYIRWNKKMNFIIMPSFNLLCGGTAVNMEKLDGPIPKIADIENSCVYLLDGTNLGAVKNLKKLSISER
- a CDS encoding metallophosphoesterase family protein gives rise to the protein MIIICAADFHGKKEKYENFIKGIKNEMPDIGIIAGDLGFINEEIFNGIDLQIYAVYGNTDSELKYKKIKFIDEKRLEINSMKICGVKKFFTEKEGIDIVVSHYPPYKTKDKAFFGMHIGDKSLRKIMEEKKPSYIICGHVHEDAGYGKFGDTIVVNSSVGKSGEYTIIDTEKKEIIMVGYDA